A genomic window from Streptomyces sp. HUAS YS2 includes:
- a CDS encoding LysE family translocator, with protein sequence MWSTLIAFLGACTLIAASPGPSTMLIIRQSLHSRRHGFLTVLGNETGVFVWGVVAACGLTALLAASELAYDVLRIVGAVTLVCFGAKALWDARRGRQATDEASEQVAPYRSGWSSYRAGLLLNLANPKAAVFAMSFLPQFVPSGVPHLPAMVALAAVWAVYEVGYYGLYVWFIGRMRALISRANVRRRLEQVSGGVLVLLGVRMAVE encoded by the coding sequence ATGTGGAGCACTCTGATCGCCTTCCTCGGCGCCTGCACGCTGATCGCGGCCTCGCCGGGCCCCAGCACCATGCTGATCATCCGCCAGTCCCTGCACAGCAGGCGGCACGGCTTCCTGACCGTGCTCGGCAACGAGACGGGCGTGTTCGTCTGGGGCGTCGTCGCGGCGTGCGGGCTGACCGCACTGCTCGCGGCCTCGGAGCTCGCGTACGACGTGTTGCGTATCGTCGGCGCGGTGACGCTGGTCTGCTTCGGCGCGAAGGCGCTGTGGGACGCGCGGCGCGGACGGCAGGCCACGGACGAGGCGTCGGAGCAGGTCGCTCCGTACCGCTCCGGCTGGTCGTCCTACCGTGCCGGCCTGCTGCTGAACCTCGCGAACCCCAAGGCCGCGGTGTTCGCGATGTCCTTCCTCCCGCAGTTCGTGCCGTCCGGGGTGCCGCATCTGCCCGCGATGGTCGCCCTGGCGGCCGTCTGGGCGGTGTACGAGGTCGGCTACTACGGGCTGTACGTGTGGTTCATCGGCCGGATGCGGGCTCTGATCTCCCGGGCGAACGTGCGCCGGCGCCTGGAGCAGGTCTCGGGCGGGGTGCTGGTGCTGCTCGGCGTGCGGATGGCCGTGGAGTGA
- a CDS encoding uracil-xanthine permease family protein, with product MTTTPATTPSVAPVDARVPVRRLVPLAAQHVLAMIAAPVSTVFLTSGALRLSPGATASLLSAVLVLCGAGALLQSLGVWKIGARLPFVMLPGGAATALFLQIAQEHGTPTAAGSVLLAAALLLAVLPLYARIVRLFPPLVMGVTVLLIGIAMIRVAARLVTGPDGTGEPSAVLLAALTVLATVAAYLLLRGVWRQTAVLTGMAAGTLLAVVTGIGEFTPAAGSGFALPALLPYGAPRFDLLAALPLLIFSLTTLAEITGQTVMNSETVGRTPDPGRDVPRVARADALVSLMGGLFGTSLMVTSAENVGIGRLTGVRSRFVTAAAGALLVVAGLTTPVSRALAGIPEAVVGGSSLVVYAVIAVMGVEMLRRADLSAASGGPMAAALALAAGLLPLLVPGLYDGFPGWARTVLGSAVVAGTLTAVLLTPLFARFSVPSDEPPPVRSD from the coding sequence GTGACCACGACTCCCGCCACCACGCCGTCCGTGGCGCCCGTCGACGCCCGCGTCCCGGTCCGCCGGCTCGTCCCGCTGGCCGCCCAGCACGTCCTCGCGATGATCGCCGCGCCGGTCTCCACCGTCTTCCTCACCTCGGGCGCGCTCCGGCTGTCGCCCGGCGCCACCGCGTCGCTGCTCAGCGCCGTGCTCGTCCTGTGCGGAGCGGGCGCGCTGCTCCAGTCGCTCGGGGTGTGGAAGATCGGCGCCCGGCTGCCGTTCGTCATGCTCCCCGGCGGCGCGGCCACCGCGCTGTTCCTGCAGATCGCCCAGGAGCACGGCACCCCCACCGCCGCCGGGTCCGTACTTCTGGCCGCGGCCCTGCTGCTCGCCGTCCTCCCGCTGTACGCGCGGATCGTCCGGCTCTTCCCCCCGCTGGTCATGGGCGTCACCGTGCTCCTCATCGGCATCGCGATGATCCGCGTCGCCGCCCGGCTCGTCACCGGCCCGGACGGCACCGGCGAACCGAGCGCCGTGCTGCTGGCCGCGCTCACCGTCCTCGCGACCGTGGCCGCGTACCTGCTGCTCCGCGGGGTCTGGCGGCAGACCGCCGTCCTCACCGGCATGGCGGCGGGCACGCTGCTCGCCGTCGTGACCGGCATCGGGGAGTTCACCCCGGCCGCCGGAAGCGGGTTCGCGCTGCCCGCCCTCCTCCCGTACGGGGCCCCGCGGTTCGACCTGCTCGCGGCGCTGCCGCTGCTGATCTTCAGCCTCACGACACTGGCCGAGATAACCGGCCAGACGGTCATGAACAGCGAGACCGTCGGCCGCACGCCCGACCCCGGACGTGACGTCCCCCGGGTCGCCCGCGCCGACGCGCTGGTCTCACTGATGGGCGGGCTGTTCGGCACCTCGCTGATGGTCACCAGCGCCGAGAACGTCGGGATTGGCCGGCTCACCGGGGTACGCAGCCGGTTCGTCACCGCCGCGGCCGGTGCGCTGCTCGTCGTCGCCGGGCTGACCACACCCGTCTCCCGGGCCCTGGCCGGCATCCCGGAGGCGGTGGTCGGCGGCTCCTCACTCGTCGTGTACGCGGTCATCGCGGTCATGGGCGTCGAGATGCTCCGCCGCGCCGACCTGTCAGCGGCGAGCGGCGGCCCGATGGCCGCGGCTCTGGCCCTGGCGGCAGGGCTGCTGCCGCTCCTCGTGCCCGGACTGTACGACGGCTTCCCCGGCTGGGCCCGTACCGTCCTCGGCAGTGCTGTGGTCGCCGGAACTCTGACCGCGGTCCTTCTCACGCCGCTCTTCGCGCGTTTCTCCGTGCCTTCCGACGAGCCGCCGCCAGTTCGTTCGGATTAA
- a CDS encoding NAD(P)/FAD-dependent oxidoreductase — MIVGAGVAGATAALTLRAEGYAGALVLIGEEPELPYRRPPLSKEVLTGAQAPARTLLRPAGAWAEQDIELRTGTTVTDLHPADRMLVLDDGSVLPYDRLLLATGGRPRRLPGVQERPGLHHLRTLADARALRADLIDGDSVLVVGAGLIGLEVAAAARGLGCEVTVTETEERPLGRVLPPAVADAVTALHRERGVDLHTGTRLESLERLGDVWTATDGNGTLLTARTVLVAVGMAPDTALAERAGLKVDDGILVDAYGETSARGVYAAGDVARRPGGRDGGTCRVEHWTNAQDHGAAVARSMLGTPTPYAPEPWFWTHQFGHNLQIAGVPRAGDTLEVDGDLDALDFTVRTRHEGRTTGVICANRPAEFRRLRQERERG, encoded by the coding sequence GTGATCGTCGGCGCGGGCGTCGCCGGCGCCACGGCCGCGCTCACGCTGCGCGCCGAAGGGTACGCCGGGGCGCTCGTCCTCATCGGCGAGGAACCCGAACTCCCGTACCGCCGGCCCCCGCTGTCCAAAGAGGTCCTCACCGGGGCGCAGGCCCCGGCCCGGACCCTGCTTCGACCCGCCGGCGCCTGGGCGGAGCAGGACATCGAGCTGCGCACCGGAACGACCGTCACCGACCTCCACCCGGCGGACCGGATGCTCGTCCTCGACGACGGATCCGTACTGCCGTACGACCGGCTGCTCCTCGCCACCGGAGGCCGCCCCCGGCGGCTGCCGGGCGTCCAGGAGCGGCCCGGACTGCACCACCTGCGGACCCTCGCCGACGCCCGCGCGCTGCGCGCCGACCTCATCGACGGAGACTCCGTCCTGGTCGTCGGTGCCGGGCTCATCGGCCTCGAAGTCGCCGCCGCGGCCCGGGGGCTCGGCTGCGAGGTCACCGTGACGGAGACCGAGGAACGGCCGCTGGGCCGGGTCCTGCCGCCGGCCGTCGCCGACGCGGTCACCGCCCTGCACCGGGAGCGGGGCGTCGACCTGCACACCGGGACACGTCTGGAGAGCCTCGAGCGGCTCGGGGACGTGTGGACGGCCACCGACGGGAACGGCACCCTGCTCACCGCCAGGACCGTCCTCGTCGCCGTCGGCATGGCTCCCGACACCGCCCTCGCGGAACGGGCGGGCCTCAAGGTCGACGACGGCATCCTGGTCGACGCGTACGGCGAGACCTCGGCGCGGGGCGTGTACGCGGCCGGCGACGTGGCCCGCCGTCCCGGCGGACGCGACGGCGGCACCTGCCGGGTCGAGCACTGGACCAACGCCCAGGACCACGGCGCGGCCGTCGCCCGCAGCATGCTCGGCACGCCGACCCCGTACGCGCCGGAACCCTGGTTCTGGACCCACCAGTTCGGCCACAACCTGCAGATCGCCGGCGTGCCGCGGGCCGGGGACACGCTGGAGGTGGACGGGGACCTCGACGCCCTGGACTTCACGGTCCGTACCCGTCACGAGGGCCGCACGACCGGGGTGATCTGCGCCAACCGCCCGGCCGAGTTCCGTCGGCTGCGACAGGAGCGGGAGCGGGGCTGA
- a CDS encoding helix-turn-helix domain-containing protein encodes MEASETPRVGAAVRRRRRALDLTLADIAARSGLSSPFLSQIENDRARPSMRSLQRIADALDTTAVQLLAASDETRTVDLVRAGDDSGLRRGARVRPVVRGRHQLHALEFTGEQQADREFRHRNDELMYVADGAVEVEAEGRVHRLGRGDTLLLSGGVRHRWRTTEPGSRVLVVAVGDHVEVLGD; translated from the coding sequence ATGGAGGCATCGGAGACGCCGCGCGTGGGGGCGGCCGTGCGCCGCCGCCGGCGCGCGCTGGACCTCACGCTCGCGGACATCGCGGCACGCAGCGGGCTGTCCTCGCCCTTTCTGAGCCAGATCGAGAACGACCGGGCCCGGCCCAGCATGCGCTCGCTGCAGCGGATCGCCGACGCCCTCGACACGACGGCCGTGCAGCTCCTTGCGGCGTCGGACGAGACGCGCACGGTCGACCTGGTGCGGGCGGGCGACGACAGCGGGCTGCGGCGCGGCGCCCGGGTCCGCCCGGTGGTGCGCGGCCGGCATCAGCTGCACGCGCTGGAGTTCACCGGCGAGCAGCAGGCGGACCGTGAATTCCGGCACCGCAACGACGAGTTGATGTACGTGGCGGACGGTGCGGTCGAGGTGGAGGCGGAGGGCCGGGTCCACCGGCTCGGCCGCGGGGACACGCTGCTGCTGTCCGGCGGGGTGCGCCATCGGTGGCGCACCACCGAGCCGGGCTCGCGGGTCCTGGTGGTGGCGGTCGGCGACCACGTCGAGGTGCTCGGCGACTGA
- a CDS encoding MFS transporter → MTVSPAHSSAAQVPAPGTGSGVPAGGVRRIAATLYGYSFFEEFVLFYPVYALLFSDTGLGLWQISSLFALWSVTNILLEVPSGVWADTVSRKRLLQIGPLLTAAGFALWVLFPSYWAFALGFVLWGAGGAFGSGALEALVYEELDRRGAADRYPRIMGRARAAGLVAVMVATALAGPVFTAGGYPVVGAASVLTCLVTAALASAFPEHRGKAAAAEDGEPGEAGWAATLRAGVAEARHDRSVRAAVLLVPAVTGIWGALDEYTPLLVRDTGVAPGTEPRLLLLIWAGATAGGLLAGPAGRLGARGLGALLAVAGLALAAGAAWGTPVGIVLVAIAFGGFQLGSVLADARLQDSITGPGRATVTSLAGLGTELTTVSVFGLYAVAGTAAGHGTAFALLALPYLVAAAVLSRGRRRRQ, encoded by the coding sequence ATGACTGTTTCACCCGCGCATTCATCCGCCGCGCAGGTGCCCGCGCCGGGCACCGGGAGCGGTGTGCCCGCCGGCGGGGTCCGCCGCATCGCGGCCACGCTGTACGGCTACTCGTTCTTCGAGGAATTCGTCCTGTTCTACCCCGTGTACGCGCTGCTGTTCAGCGACACGGGTCTGGGGCTGTGGCAGATCTCCTCGCTCTTCGCCCTCTGGTCCGTGACCAACATCCTCCTCGAGGTCCCGTCCGGCGTCTGGGCGGACACGGTGTCGCGCAAGCGGCTGCTCCAGATCGGTCCGCTGCTCACCGCGGCCGGCTTCGCCCTGTGGGTGCTGTTCCCGTCGTACTGGGCCTTCGCCCTCGGCTTCGTGCTCTGGGGCGCTGGCGGCGCCTTCGGCTCCGGCGCGCTGGAGGCCCTCGTGTACGAGGAGCTGGACCGGCGCGGCGCGGCCGACCGGTACCCCCGGATCATGGGCCGGGCCCGCGCCGCCGGACTGGTGGCCGTGATGGTGGCGACGGCGCTGGCCGGACCGGTGTTCACGGCCGGCGGCTACCCGGTCGTCGGCGCGGCCAGTGTGCTGACCTGCCTGGTCACCGCCGCGCTCGCGAGCGCCTTCCCGGAACACCGCGGGAAGGCCGCCGCGGCCGAGGACGGGGAGCCGGGGGAGGCCGGCTGGGCGGCGACGCTGCGCGCCGGCGTCGCCGAGGCCCGGCACGACCGGTCCGTCCGCGCCGCCGTGCTGCTGGTGCCGGCCGTCACCGGCATCTGGGGCGCCCTCGACGAGTACACGCCGCTGCTGGTCCGGGACACCGGAGTGGCGCCCGGGACCGAGCCGCGGCTGCTCCTGCTGATCTGGGCCGGAGCCACGGCCGGCGGCCTGCTGGCCGGACCGGCCGGGCGGCTGGGCGCGCGCGGACTCGGCGCGCTGCTCGCGGTCGCCGGACTCGCCCTGGCCGCCGGCGCGGCCTGGGGGACCCCGGTGGGCATCGTCCTGGTCGCGATCGCGTTCGGCGGCTTCCAGCTCGGCAGCGTGCTCGCGGACGCCCGGCTGCAGGACAGCATCACCGGCCCCGGCCGGGCCACCGTCACCTCACTGGCCGGCCTGGGCACCGAGCTGACCACCGTCAGCGTGTTCGGCCTGTACGCGGTGGCCGGCACCGCGGCCGGCCACGGCACGGCCTTCGCGCTGCTCGCGCTGCCGTACCTGGTGGCCGCCGCGGTCCTGTCCCGGGGGCGCCGTCGGCGTCAGTGA
- a CDS encoding rubredoxin — MTPPAKQWQCLVCGFVYDEAEGWPEEGFPPGTRWEDIPDDWSCPDCGAAKADFEMTEITHA, encoded by the coding sequence GTGACCCCGCCCGCGAAGCAGTGGCAGTGCCTGGTGTGCGGCTTCGTCTACGACGAGGCCGAAGGCTGGCCCGAGGAGGGCTTCCCGCCGGGAACGCGCTGGGAGGACATCCCCGACGACTGGTCCTGCCCCGACTGCGGCGCCGCCAAGGCCGACTTCGAGATGACCGAGATCACCCATGCCTGA
- the aspA gene encoding aspartate ammonia-lyase, with protein sequence MTAAPSLPTRREHDLLGDRDVPADAYWGVHSLRATENFPITGTPISVYPRLIDALAAVKEAAARANEELGLLPAQKADAIATACQEIRTGKLHDQFVVDVIQGGAGTSTNMNANEVIANRALELLGHAKGEYRHLHPNEDVNLSQSTNDVYPTAVRVATILAMRDLLRAAAVLQDAFAAKSIEFRDVLKMGRTQLQDAVPMTLGQEFSTYAVMLEEDRGRLSEAVELIHEINLGATAIGTGLNAPAGYAETARRHLAKITGLPLVTSANLVEATQDCGAFVQLSGVLKRLAVKLSKTCNDLRLLSSGPRAGLGEINLPAVQAGSSIMPGKVNPVIPEVVNQVAFEVIGNDITVTMAAEAGQLQLNAFEPVILHALSRSITSLRQACLTLAERCVVGITANTEQLRAAVESSIGLATALNPHIGYTAATAIAQEALRTGRGVAELTLEQGLLPAERIAELLTPERLAGPARH encoded by the coding sequence ATGACCGCTGCCCCGTCCCTCCCCACCCGCCGCGAGCACGACCTCCTCGGCGACCGTGACGTCCCCGCCGACGCGTACTGGGGAGTCCACTCCCTGCGCGCCACGGAGAACTTCCCGATCACCGGCACCCCGATCTCGGTGTACCCGCGGCTGATCGACGCGCTCGCCGCGGTGAAGGAGGCCGCGGCCCGGGCGAACGAGGAACTCGGCCTGCTGCCCGCGCAGAAGGCCGACGCCATCGCGACCGCCTGCCAGGAGATCCGCACCGGCAAGCTGCACGACCAGTTCGTCGTCGACGTCATCCAGGGCGGCGCCGGCACCTCGACGAACATGAATGCCAACGAGGTCATCGCCAACCGCGCGCTCGAACTCCTCGGCCACGCCAAGGGCGAGTACCGGCACCTGCACCCCAACGAGGACGTCAACCTCAGCCAGTCCACCAACGACGTCTACCCGACGGCGGTCCGGGTCGCGACGATCCTCGCGATGCGGGACCTGCTGCGCGCCGCGGCCGTGCTCCAGGACGCCTTCGCGGCGAAGTCGATCGAGTTCCGCGACGTCCTGAAGATGGGCCGCACCCAGCTCCAGGACGCCGTGCCCATGACGCTCGGCCAGGAGTTCTCGACGTACGCGGTGATGCTGGAGGAGGACCGCGGCCGGCTCTCCGAGGCCGTGGAACTGATCCACGAGATCAACCTGGGCGCGACCGCCATCGGCACCGGGCTCAACGCCCCGGCCGGGTACGCCGAGACCGCGCGCCGCCACCTCGCGAAGATCACCGGGTTGCCCCTGGTGACCTCCGCCAACCTGGTCGAGGCCACCCAGGACTGCGGGGCCTTCGTCCAGCTGTCGGGCGTGCTCAAGCGCCTGGCCGTGAAGCTCTCCAAGACCTGCAACGACCTGCGGCTGCTCTCCTCCGGACCGCGGGCGGGGCTCGGCGAGATCAACCTCCCGGCGGTCCAGGCCGGTTCGAGCATCATGCCGGGCAAGGTGAACCCGGTGATCCCCGAGGTGGTGAACCAGGTCGCCTTCGAGGTGATCGGCAACGACATCACCGTCACCATGGCCGCCGAGGCGGGCCAGCTCCAGCTCAACGCCTTCGAGCCGGTGATCCTGCACGCCCTGTCGCGCAGCATCACCTCGCTGCGCCAGGCCTGCCTCACGCTCGCCGAGCGCTGTGTCGTGGGAATCACCGCCAACACCGAGCAGCTGCGCGCGGCGGTCGAGAGCTCCATCGGTCTGGCCACCGCGCTCAACCCGCACATCGGCTACACCGCGGCCACCGCCATCGCCCAGGAGGCGCTGCGGACCGGCCGCGGTGTAGCCGAACTGACCCTGGAACAGGGACTGTTGCCCGCCGAGCGCATCGCGGAGCTGCTCACCCCGGAGCGCCTGGCGGGCCCGGCGCGTCACTGA
- a CDS encoding rubredoxin, whose amino-acid sequence MSRYRCPGCDYVYDERHGHPHEGFPAGTPWAEVPDDWCCPDCGVREKIDFEPEENE is encoded by the coding sequence ATGAGCCGGTACCGGTGCCCCGGCTGCGACTACGTCTACGACGAGCGGCACGGCCACCCGCACGAGGGCTTCCCGGCCGGAACGCCCTGGGCCGAGGTGCCCGACGACTGGTGCTGCCCCGACTGCGGCGTCCGCGAGAAGATCGATTTCGAACCCGAGGAGAACGAGTGA
- a CDS encoding helix-turn-helix domain-containing protein, translating into MSTPERDQEHHDAAERTARVLPLRPAGRKQRAEEPLWRDVVGNVLRRERRAQGRTLQDVADAARISMPYLSEIERGRKEASSELLAAAARGLGLGLADVLTLAQEEIVRLTGVATLPTRRSVSAPRQGEVRLAA; encoded by the coding sequence GTGAGCACCCCAGAGCGCGACCAGGAACACCACGACGCCGCGGAGCGGACGGCCCGCGTGCTGCCCCTCCGCCCGGCCGGACGGAAGCAGCGAGCCGAAGAGCCCCTGTGGCGGGACGTCGTAGGGAACGTCCTGCGCCGGGAACGGCGGGCCCAGGGGCGCACGCTCCAGGACGTCGCCGATGCGGCGCGGATCTCGATGCCGTACCTCTCGGAGATCGAGCGCGGCCGCAAGGAGGCCTCCTCGGAACTGCTCGCGGCGGCGGCCCGCGGGCTCGGCCTCGGCCTCGCCGACGTGCTGACCCTGGCCCAGGAGGAGATCGTCCGGCTCACCGGCGTGGCCACCCTGCCGACCCGTCGGTCCGTCTCCGCACCGCGGCAGGGCGAGGTGCGCCTGGCGGCCTGA
- a CDS encoding aryl-sulfate sulfotransferase yields the protein MPSIDQNSRRRRPTGLIALDEDAAYPGYTLYAPLTGSGEVYLVDLHGRTAHQWTFPYRPGRHARILGDGTLAYNGVLPGEDALFPMWHKYRGGVMLQAGPDGTVLREHRDPLQHHDAHHLNDGRVLYTAVEPLRGADAEAVRGGVPGSEAADGTVWADTIREVAPDGSLLWSWRAADHLDRAEYPLHEAYAREHWPLINSVTPLRDGNILASLRSVSAVVVISRATGEILWRSAPGTVSQQHAPTELDDGNLLVFDNGVFRPHHDVPHSRVVEIDRASGAVVWEYHDPAREFFFAPFMGSAQRLPNGNTLVTDSPSGRLFEVTAEGYLCWEYVVPHFGAYRESEVRGLFPSEPNAVFRSYRYAAAELPWLGAGS from the coding sequence ATGCCCTCGATCGACCAGAACTCCCGCCGCCGACGCCCCACCGGCCTCATCGCCCTCGACGAGGACGCCGCCTACCCCGGCTACACCCTCTACGCCCCCCTCACCGGCTCCGGCGAGGTGTACCTCGTCGACCTGCACGGCCGGACCGCGCACCAGTGGACCTTCCCGTACCGCCCCGGCCGCCACGCCCGGATCCTCGGCGACGGGACCCTCGCCTACAACGGTGTCCTGCCCGGCGAGGACGCCCTCTTCCCGATGTGGCACAAGTACCGCGGCGGCGTCATGCTCCAGGCCGGGCCCGACGGCACCGTGCTGCGCGAACACCGCGATCCGCTCCAGCACCACGACGCCCACCACCTCAACGACGGCCGCGTCCTCTACACCGCCGTCGAACCCCTGCGCGGCGCCGACGCCGAGGCCGTCCGCGGCGGAGTCCCGGGTTCCGAGGCCGCCGACGGCACCGTCTGGGCCGACACCATCCGCGAAGTCGCCCCCGACGGCAGCCTGCTCTGGTCCTGGCGCGCCGCCGACCACCTCGACCGGGCGGAGTACCCGCTGCACGAGGCGTACGCCCGCGAGCACTGGCCCCTGATCAACAGCGTCACCCCGCTGCGCGACGGCAACATCCTGGCCAGCCTGCGCAGCGTCTCCGCCGTCGTCGTGATCAGCCGCGCCACCGGCGAGATCCTGTGGCGGAGCGCGCCCGGCACCGTCTCCCAGCAGCACGCGCCGACCGAACTCGACGACGGCAACCTGCTCGTCTTCGACAACGGCGTCTTCCGGCCGCACCACGACGTCCCCCACTCCCGCGTCGTCGAGATCGACCGGGCGAGCGGCGCGGTGGTGTGGGAGTACCACGACCCGGCCCGCGAGTTCTTCTTCGCCCCGTTCATGGGCTCCGCCCAGCGGCTCCCCAACGGCAACACCCTGGTCACCGACTCCCCGTCCGGCCGGCTCTTCGAGGTGACCGCCGAGGGCTACCTGTGCTGGGAGTACGTCGTCCCCCACTTCGGCGCGTACCGCGAGTCCGAGGTCCGCGGGCTGTTCCCCTCCGAACCGAACGCAGTCTTCCGGTCCTACCGCTACGCGGCCGCCGAACTCCCGTGGCTGGGGGCCGGATCGTGA
- a CDS encoding SpoIIE family protein phosphatase, protein MDTHQSSSDVRQQPPAAVGYAGVLNELLPIALWREDAEGRVVEWSLAAQDLLGHRPDEVLGRPASEMLVPENNQALADQLTRRVQAGETVVGTLPVLHRDGHHVTMETWIVPAADPEGRAGAMLIAVETSEVLRMRDSLAALESLFTQSPIGLATLGLDLRFVRVNDALARMNGLSAAEHVGRRLTEVVPDVNATALESLMRQALARGMAVVDARRTGRTAADPDHDHTWSNSYAPLLDGAGRPLGLIASIIDITVAERDRVEAERARRHVALLAEAGARIGTTLDLRQTAEEVVQVLVPRLADSADVQLLESVLEPDESGASTRGVLRRLAVRFPDPNAPTALLAPGQTFQIPLDSMYETVLNQGRPLDLSEADVPALIQDPRAAPLRSYLMTQLSCARMVPLVARGTVLGTVTVTRLRSRAPFDEQDCVLIDEVVARAALNIDNARMYTTQREAALTLQRSLINSALPEDTGLELTGRYLPASEHDVGGDWFDVISLPKGRTGLVIGDVMGHGIHAAAVMGQLRTAVRTLARHDIPPVAMLRSLDDVVAELGEDEMATCVYAVHDPATGSCVVARAGHPPPAVVTPGGRITFLDGPPGTPLGTGERDFGTEEVPLPPGSLFALYTDGLIEARDRDLDQGLAELAQALHGRGRPLSEVCDAILARLLPHPAQDDVAVLLARTPGGPLRSQLP, encoded by the coding sequence TTGGACACTCACCAGTCATCCAGCGATGTCCGGCAGCAGCCGCCGGCGGCTGTCGGCTACGCGGGCGTGCTGAACGAACTGCTCCCGATCGCGCTGTGGCGCGAGGACGCCGAAGGGCGCGTCGTGGAGTGGTCCCTCGCCGCCCAGGACCTGCTCGGACACCGCCCCGACGAAGTGCTCGGCCGGCCCGCCTCCGAGATGCTCGTCCCCGAGAACAACCAGGCGCTCGCCGACCAGCTCACCCGCCGCGTCCAGGCCGGGGAGACCGTCGTCGGCACCCTTCCGGTCCTGCACCGCGACGGCCACCACGTCACGATGGAGACCTGGATCGTCCCCGCCGCCGACCCGGAGGGCAGGGCCGGCGCGATGCTGATCGCCGTCGAGACGTCAGAGGTCCTGCGCATGCGGGACTCCCTGGCGGCACTTGAGAGCCTGTTCACCCAGTCGCCCATCGGCCTCGCCACGCTCGGCCTCGACCTGCGCTTCGTACGGGTCAACGACGCCCTCGCCCGGATGAACGGCCTGTCCGCCGCGGAACACGTCGGCCGCCGCCTCACCGAGGTCGTGCCCGACGTCAACGCCACGGCCCTGGAATCCCTCATGCGGCAGGCGCTGGCCCGCGGCATGGCCGTCGTCGACGCCCGCCGCACCGGCCGGACCGCCGCCGACCCCGACCACGACCACACCTGGTCCAACTCGTACGCCCCGCTGCTCGACGGCGCCGGCCGTCCACTCGGCCTGATCGCCTCCATCATCGACATCACCGTCGCCGAACGGGACCGCGTCGAGGCGGAGCGGGCCCGGCGGCACGTCGCCCTGCTCGCCGAGGCCGGCGCGCGGATCGGCACCACCCTGGACCTGCGGCAGACCGCCGAGGAGGTCGTGCAGGTGCTCGTGCCGAGGCTCGCCGACTCCGCCGACGTGCAGCTGCTCGAATCGGTCCTGGAACCCGACGAGAGCGGCGCCTCCACCCGCGGGGTCCTGCGCCGCCTGGCCGTCCGATTCCCCGACCCGAACGCCCCCACCGCCCTGCTCGCCCCCGGCCAGACCTTCCAGATCCCGCTGGACTCGATGTACGAGACCGTCCTCAACCAGGGCCGCCCCCTCGACCTGAGCGAGGCCGACGTCCCCGCCCTCATCCAGGACCCGAGGGCGGCCCCGCTGCGCAGCTACCTGATGACCCAGCTCAGCTGCGCCCGGATGGTCCCGCTCGTCGCCCGCGGCACGGTCCTCGGCACCGTCACCGTGACGCGGCTGCGCAGCCGCGCCCCGTTCGACGAGCAGGACTGCGTCCTGATCGACGAGGTCGTCGCCCGCGCCGCGCTCAACATCGACAACGCCCGGATGTACACCACCCAGCGGGAGGCCGCGCTCACCCTGCAGCGCAGCCTCATCAACAGCGCCCTGCCCGAGGACACCGGCCTCGAACTCACCGGCCGCTACCTGCCGGCCAGCGAACACGACGTCGGCGGCGACTGGTTCGACGTCATCTCGCTGCCCAAGGGCCGGACGGGACTCGTCATCGGCGACGTCATGGGGCACGGCATCCACGCGGCCGCCGTCATGGGGCAACTGCGCACCGCCGTCCGCACCCTCGCCCGGCACGACATCCCTCCCGTGGCGATGCTGCGCTCCCTCGACGACGTCGTCGCCGAACTGGGCGAGGACGAGATGGCGACCTGCGTGTACGCCGTCCACGACCCCGCCACCGGCAGCTGCGTGGTCGCCCGCGCGGGTCACCCGCCGCCTGCCGTGGTCACTCCCGGCGGGCGCATCACATTCCTCGACGGGCCGCCCGGCACGCCGCTCGGCACCGGAGAACGGGACTTCGGCACCGAGGAGGTGCCGCTGCCGCCCGGGAGCCTGTTCGCGCTGTACACCGACGGACTGATCGAGGCCCGCGACCGCGATCTCGACCAGGGCCTCGCCGAACTCGCGCAGGCACTGCACGGGCGCGGCCGGCCGCTGAGCGAGGTCTGCGACGCGATCCTCGCCCGGCTGCTGCCGCACCCGGCGCAGGACGACGTGGCGGTGCTGCTGGCCCGCACGCCGGGTGGTCCCCTCCGCTCCCAACTCCCTTGA